A stretch of the Sulfurimonas sp. HSL3-1 genome encodes the following:
- a CDS encoding histidinol-phosphatase HisJ family protein, producing MKIDLHNHTSLCNHAEGSVDEYVAAAVAAGIDVFGFSDHAPMDFDPKYRMKFEEMEQYHGMVMDAREKYEGKIDILFGYEVDYLEGHMDTRVLSADVDYLIGSVHFLDEWGFDNPEFIGQYEHEDIDVIWERYFEQVEAMAKSGLFDIVGHLDLIKVFKFMPKRDIVSIASPALDAVAAAGMTMEINVAGYRKPVAEAYPSPDLLRAAFERGIPVTFGSDAHTPGQIGLFRDEAEALARETGYTECVYFRNRKPYSVAL from the coding sequence ATGAAAATCGACCTGCACAACCACACCTCACTCTGCAACCACGCCGAAGGCTCGGTGGACGAATACGTCGCCGCGGCCGTCGCCGCGGGTATCGACGTTTTCGGTTTTTCCGACCACGCGCCGATGGATTTCGACCCCAAATACCGTATGAAGTTCGAAGAGATGGAGCAGTACCACGGGATGGTCATGGACGCGAGGGAAAAGTATGAGGGGAAGATCGACATTCTCTTCGGCTACGAGGTCGATTACCTCGAGGGCCATATGGACACGCGCGTTCTGAGTGCCGATGTCGACTACCTGATCGGCTCCGTGCACTTCCTGGACGAGTGGGGGTTCGACAATCCCGAATTCATCGGGCAGTACGAGCACGAGGATATCGATGTCATCTGGGAGCGCTATTTCGAACAGGTCGAGGCGATGGCCAAAAGCGGCCTCTTTGATATCGTCGGCCACCTCGACCTTATCAAAGTGTTCAAGTTCATGCCCAAACGCGACATCGTCTCCATCGCGTCTCCTGCCCTCGATGCCGTCGCCGCGGCGGGGATGACGATGGAGATCAACGTGGCGGGCTACCGCAAGCCCGTTGCCGAAGCCTACCCCTCCCCGGACCTGCTGCGAGCCGCCTTCGAGCGCGGCATCCCCGTCACCTTCGGTTCCGACGCCCACACGCCGGGGCAGATCGGCCTGTTCAGAGATGAGGCAGAGGCCCTCGCCCGCGAAACGGGGTATACGGAATGTGTATACTTCCGTAACAGAAAGCCCTACAGCGTCGCGCTGTAA
- a CDS encoding sensor histidine kinase yields the protein MQRQERVKAPKTQTLIEDILALSTQCDNGLREKIELLIASYTTEGTTREQMLESRVLEEIDKRLEREKVLQNQAKMAAMGEMMDAVAHQWKQPLNALSMYGDLLKMDFEAGDVTLEYVEKFVEDIQEQITHMVSTLSEFRTFFRPDKESGPFGLKRCTQSVLLLVHDEMLRNNIAVTVEEGREIIVSGIENEFKHLLLNLLANAKDAFIERESSVREILIRFYKKGGHIYIEVEDSAGGIDPELLEEIFKPNFTTKRDDKGTGIGLYMSTQIAQKMQGSLTVENAKRGAIFRLELPLP from the coding sequence ATGCAAAGACAGGAACGAGTGAAAGCGCCAAAGACCCAGACACTTATCGAAGACATCCTTGCCCTCTCAACACAGTGTGACAACGGGTTGCGCGAGAAGATCGAACTCCTGATCGCAAGCTATACGACCGAAGGTACCACACGCGAGCAGATGCTGGAGTCGCGGGTCCTTGAAGAGATCGATAAACGCCTGGAGCGCGAAAAAGTGCTGCAGAACCAGGCGAAGATGGCGGCCATGGGCGAAATGATGGATGCCGTCGCCCACCAGTGGAAACAGCCGCTGAATGCGCTCAGCATGTACGGTGACCTGCTCAAGATGGATTTTGAAGCCGGGGACGTTACCCTGGAATACGTCGAAAAGTTCGTCGAGGACATCCAGGAGCAGATTACCCACATGGTCTCGACGCTGAGCGAGTTCCGCACCTTCTTCCGCCCCGACAAGGAGAGCGGCCCCTTCGGGCTGAAGCGCTGTACCCAGTCGGTCCTGCTGCTGGTGCATGACGAGATGCTCCGCAACAATATCGCCGTTACCGTCGAAGAGGGGCGCGAGATCATCGTCAGCGGGATCGAGAACGAGTTCAAGCACCTGCTGCTCAACCTGCTCGCCAACGCCAAAGACGCCTTCATCGAGCGCGAAAGCAGCGTGCGGGAGATTCTGATCCGCTTCTACAAAAAAGGCGGACATATCTACATCGAGGTCGAGGACAGCGCCGGCGGGATCGACCCGGAACTGCTCGAAGAGATCTTCAAACCGAACTTCACGACCAAGCGCGACGACAAGGGCACGGGTATCGGGCTCTATATGAGCACCCAGATCGCCCAGAAGATGCAGGGCTCGCTGACCGTCGAAAACGCGAAGCGCGGCGCCATCTTCCGCCTGGAGCTCCCCCTCCCCTGA
- the glnA gene encoding type I glutamate--ammonia ligase — protein MGKFVNSIDEFFKYCEENDVQFVDLRFTDIKGAWHHLTYRMSAVNADNLTNGFPFDGSSIEAWQPINRSDMLLKADVPTAFLDPFTADPTIILFCDVYDIYKGEMYEKCPRSIAKKALKHAEELGIADAAYFGPENEFFIFDEVHFVDSINEAGYRVDSEEGEWNSNTRFEETYNTGHRPGTKGGYFPVAPTDSMVDLRAEMMMVLEQIGLEVTLGHHEVAQGQGEIGVVFSDIIGAADNVQKYKYVVKMVAHLNGKTATFMPKPLFGDNGNGMHTHQSLWKDGKNLFYKEGNYGNLSDTALNYVGGIFKHAKAVAAFTNASTNSYKRLIPGFEAPSILTFSSQNRSASCRIPYGAGEKATRIEMRFPDSTACPYLAFAVMMMAGLDGIKSKEVPVGPMDEDLFELTLDEIREKGIPQMPHTLREALEALIADNEFLKPVFTDEFITTYQHYKFERDVWPDEGRPTAYEFKTTYMC, from the coding sequence ATGGGAAAATTCGTTAACAGCATTGACGAGTTCTTTAAATACTGTGAAGAGAACGACGTCCAGTTTGTCGACCTTCGTTTCACGGACATCAAAGGTGCATGGCACCACCTCACTTACCGCATGAGCGCCGTCAACGCCGATAATCTTACAAACGGATTCCCTTTCGACGGTTCTTCCATCGAAGCATGGCAGCCGATCAACCGCTCCGACATGCTCCTCAAAGCAGACGTGCCGACAGCCTTCCTCGACCCGTTTACTGCAGATCCGACCATCATCCTTTTCTGTGACGTCTATGACATCTACAAAGGTGAAATGTACGAAAAATGCCCGCGTTCCATCGCGAAAAAAGCCCTCAAGCACGCTGAAGAGCTCGGTATCGCCGATGCAGCATACTTCGGTCCTGAGAACGAATTCTTCATCTTCGACGAAGTTCACTTTGTCGACTCCATCAACGAAGCGGGATACCGTGTCGACTCCGAAGAGGGTGAGTGGAACTCCAACACCCGTTTCGAAGAGACGTACAACACCGGTCACCGCCCGGGGACAAAAGGCGGTTACTTCCCGGTAGCGCCGACTGACTCCATGGTCGACCTGCGTGCGGAAATGATGATGGTCCTCGAGCAGATCGGTCTCGAAGTCACCCTCGGCCACCACGAAGTTGCCCAGGGCCAGGGCGAAATCGGTGTCGTCTTCTCCGACATCATCGGTGCAGCCGACAACGTCCAGAAATACAAGTACGTCGTCAAAATGGTCGCACACCTCAACGGCAAAACGGCGACGTTCATGCCGAAGCCGCTCTTCGGCGACAACGGTAACGGTATGCACACGCACCAGTCCCTGTGGAAAGACGGCAAGAACCTCTTCTACAAAGAGGGTAACTACGGTAACCTCTCCGATACGGCACTCAACTACGTTGGCGGTATCTTCAAACACGCGAAAGCCGTTGCGGCGTTCACCAACGCTTCTACGAACTCTTACAAGCGTCTGATCCCGGGCTTCGAAGCACCGAGCATCCTGACGTTCTCCAGCCAGAACCGCTCCGCTTCCTGCCGTATCCCGTACGGTGCGGGCGAAAAAGCGACGCGTATCGAAATGCGCTTCCCGGACTCTACTGCATGTCCGTACCTTGCCTTCGCCGTCATGATGATGGCCGGCCTCGACGGTATCAAGAGCAAAGAAGTTCCGGTCGGTCCGATGGACGAAGACCTCTTCGAACTGACGCTGGACGAGATCCGCGAAAAAGGTATCCCGCAGATGCCGCATACCCTCCGCGAAGCGCTGGAAGCCCTTATCGCCGACAACGAGTTCCTCAAGCCGGTCTTTACGGATGAATTCATCACGACATACCAGCACTACAAATTTGAACGTGACGTCTGGCCGGACGAAGGTCGCCCGACTGCCTACGAATTCAAAACAACTTACATGTGCTAA